In one window of Helianthus annuus cultivar XRQ/B chromosome 17, HanXRQr2.0-SUNRISE, whole genome shotgun sequence DNA:
- the LOC110921706 gene encoding alpha,alpha-trehalose-phosphate synthase [UDP-forming] 5-like: MMSRSYTNLFELASGEAPLPSSGFGRAGKKLSRVATVPGVLSELDDEGFSSDAPSSVSQEHMIIVGNQLPLRVNKRPDGSWNFSWDEDSLLLQLRDGLKEDVEITYVGCLKEEIDPKDQDDVAQHLLENFKCVPAFIPPELFSKFYHGFCKQHLWPLFHYMLPLSPDLGGRFDRSLWQAYVSVNKIFADKVMEVISPDDDFVWVHDYHLMVLPTFLRKRFNRVKLGFFLHSPFPSSEIYRTLPVRDELLRALLNSDLIGFHTFDYARHFLSCCSRMLGLSYQSKRGYIGLEYYGRTVSIKILPVGIHLKQLRNVLDLPETESKVAELRDQFHGRTVLLGVDDMDIFKGISLKLLAFENLLTQHPEKRGKVVLVQIANPARGRGRDVLEVQSETHTTRERINKKFGRPGYKPVILIDNPLQFYERIAYYVISECCLVTAVRDGMNLIPYEYVICRQGNEKLDETLGANPSTPKKSMLVVSEFIGCSPSLSGAIRVNPWNIDAVAEAMDSALVYADAEKQMRHEKHYRYVSTHDVAYWARSFWQDLERSCRDHVRRRCWGIGFGLGFRVVALDPNFRKLSIEHIVSAYKRTKKRAILLDYDGTMTQQSSISTGPSSEVIEIVNSLCQDPKNVVFIVSGKDRVTLTEWFSSCEKLGVAAEHGYFFREDKDAEWETCVVVPDFYWKQIAEPVMKLYTETTDGSTIETKESGLVWNYQYADPDFGSCQAKELLDHLESVLANEPVTVKSGQNIVEVKPQGVNKGLVADRLLTTMKHREMVPDFVLCIGDDRSDEDMFEAITRAIAAPSLSPVAEVFACTVGRKPSKARYFLEDTTEILRMLQGLASVSEQQSLNNVTKGIQKVVIE, from the exons ATGATGTCCAGATCATACACTAATCTCTTTGAACTCGCCTCTGGCGAAGCACCATTACCATCATCGGGTTTTGGTCGGGCCGGGAAGAAACTATCGCGGGTTGCAACCGTACCAGGGGTGTTATCGGAACTAGACGATGAAGGTTTTAGTTCCGATGCCCCATCATCGGTCTCTCAAGAGCATATGATCATTGTAGGAAACCAACTCCCGCTTCGGGTCAACAAACGACCCGACGGGAGTTGGAACTTCAGTTGGGACGAAGACTCCCTCCTGTTACAACTCCGAGACGGGCTTAAGGAAGACGTAGAGATCACGTATGTCGGCTGTCTTAAAGAAGAAATCGACCCGAAAGACCAAGATGATGTGGCACAACATTTGCTTGAAAACTTTAAGTGTGTGCCCGCGTTTATACCCCCCGAGCTTTTTAGCAAGTTTTATCACGGGTTTTGTAAGCAACACTTATGGCCATTGTTTCACTATATGCTTCCGTTATCACCGGATCTAGGTGGTCGGTTTGACCGGTCTCTTTGGCAAGCTTACGTTTCAGTCAACAAAATATTCGCTGATAAGGTAATGGAAGTGATTAGTCCGGATGATGACTTTGTTTGGGTACATGactaccatttgatggttttaccTACCTTTTTGAGAAAACGGTTTAATCGGGTCAAGCTCGGTTTCTTTCTGCATAGTCCGTTTCCGTCATCCGAGATATACCGAACGCTTCCTGTACGAGACGAGCTTTTACGGGCCCTTCTGAATTCCGACCTCATCGGATTTCATACTTTTGACTACGCACGGCATTTTCTTTCGTGTTGTAGTAGAATGCTCGGTTTATCTTATCAATCTAAACGCGGTTATATCGGGCTTGAATACTATGGCCGTACTGTAAGCATCAAGATTTTACCGGTCGGGATTCATTTGAAGCAACTTCGAAACGTTCTTGATCTACCTGAAACCGAGTCAAAAGTGGCGGAATTACGAGATCAGTTTCACGGTCGAACTGTGTTACTCGGGGTTGATGACATGGACATCTTTAAAGGGATAAGTTTGAAGCTTTTAGCGTTCGAGAATTTGCTGACTCAGCATCCGGAAAAGAGGGGTAAGGTGGTTTTAGTTCAGATTGCAAATCCGGCTAGAGGTCGAGGGCGAGACGTTCTTGAGGTCCAGTCAGAGACTCATACGACTCGagaaagaattaacaagaaattCGGCCGGCCCGGTTATAAGCCTGTGATCTTGATCGATAACCCGCTTCAGTTTTACGAGCGGATTGCTTATTATGTGATCTCCGAGTGTTGTCTTGTTACTGCTGTAAGAGACGGGATGAATTTGATACCGTATGAGTATGTTATATGTAGACAAGGGAACGAAAAGCTGGATGAAACGTTAGGGGCAAACCCGTCAACACCGAAAAAAAGTATGCTAGTTGTCTCGGAATTCATCGGGTGCTCACCATCTCTAAGCGGTGCCATCCGGGTCAACCCGTGGAATATAGACGCAGTAGCGGAAGCTATGGATTCAGCATTGGTTTATGCTGATGCTGAAAAGCAAATGCGCCACGAAAAACATTACAGATACGTCAGCACTCACGATGTCGCGTATTGGGCCCGTAGCTTTTGGCAAGATCTTGAACGATCATGCCGGGATCATGTGAGGAGAAGGTGTTGGGGTATTGGGTTTGGGTTAGGGTTCCGCGTTGTTGCATTAGATCCGAATTTCCGAAAACTTTCGATCGAACATATTGTTTCTGCTTACAAACGGACTAAAAAACGTGCAATTTTGTTGGATTATGATGGTACTATGACGCAGCAGAGTTCAATCAGCACGGGCCCGAGTTCAGAAGTTATCGAAATAGTGAATAGTTTGTGCCAAGACCCGaaaaatgttgtttttatcgttaGCGGGAAGGACCGTGTTACATTGACCGAATGGTTTTCTTCGTGTGAAAAACTGGGCGTTGCAGCTGAGCATGGTTATTTCTTTAG GGAAGATAAGGATGCAGAATGGGAAACTTGTGTTGTGGTGCCGGATTTTTACTGGAAACAAATAGCAGAGCCGGTGATGAAGTTGTATACCGAAACGACAGATGGGTCAACCATTGAGACTAAAGAGAGTGGACTTGTTTGGAACTATCAATATGCTGATCCAGACTTTGGTTCGTGTCAAGCTAAGGAGCTTTTGGACCATTTGGAAAGTGTTCTCGCTAATGAGCCCGTTACAGTAAAGAGCGGGCAAAACATCGTTGAAGTCAAACCACAA GGGGTCAACAAAGGGCTTGTTGCAGATCGTCTTTTGACAACAATGAAACACAGAGAAATGGTACCGGATTTCGTTCTTTGCATTGGGGACGACAGGTCAGATGAGGACATGTTTGAAGCAATCACAAGAGCAATAGCGGCCCCGAGTCTTTCCCCAGTAGCCGAAGTCTTCGCATGCACAGTCGGTAGGAAACCGAGCAAAGCCAGATACTTTCTCGAGGACACAACCGAGATCCTGAGAATGTTGCAGGGCCTTGCTTCGGTTTCCGAGCAGCAGTCGTTAAACAACGTAACTAAAGGTATTCAAAAAGTGGTCATTGAGTAG
- the LOC110925711 gene encoding uncharacterized protein LOC110925711 isoform X2 yields MAELRVILVDANRAHLERGKAQVAGNKLTVGESLVQIQSCFENLNVQVQQRAENACLVILKLHQVDELLTRLPASERAKIQPCFDSLRAEAFIAIGKLAEDVTILADENQIRIHQLTAPLPASERAMIQPCFDILRAEAFIAIRKLAEDVTILADENQIRIHQLTATLKPSS; encoded by the coding sequence ATGGCCGAATTAAGGGTGATTTTAGTGGATGCCAACAGGGCTCACCTGGAGCGAGGGAAAGCACAAGTGGCCGGGAATAAACTGACAGTTGGGGAAAGCTTGGTACAGATCCAGAGCTGTTTTGAAAATCTAAATGTGCAGGTACAGCAAAGGGCAGAAAATGCCTGTCTCGTTATTTTAAAGTTGCACCAGGTGGATGAATTACTAACAAGGCTGCCTGCATCAGAAAGGGCTAAGATTCAACCGTGTTTTGATAGTCTGCGTGCTGAGGCTTTCATTGCCATTGGTAAATTAGCAGAGGATGTAACGATCCTGGCTGATGAGAACCAAATCCGCATTCATCAACTTACTGCACCATTGCCTGCATCAGAAAGAGCTATGATTCAGCCGTGTTTTGATATTCTGCGTGCTGAGGCTTTCATTGCCATTCGTAAATTAGCGGAGGATGTAACGATCCTGGCTGATGAGAACCAAATCCGCATTCATCAACTTACTGCAACATTGAAGCCGTCTTCGTAG
- the LOC110925711 gene encoding uncharacterized protein LOC110925711 isoform X1 — translation MKSLIKSSKPTASFFLTMVLPEDTKAYEIMAELRVILVDANRAHLERGKAQVAGNKLTVGESLVQIQSCFENLNVQVQQRAENACLVILKLHQVDELLTRLPASERAKIQPCFDSLRAEAFIAIGKLAEDVTILADENQIRIHQLTAPLPASERAMIQPCFDILRAEAFIAIRKLAEDVTILADENQIRIHQLTATLKPSS, via the exons ATGAAATCTTTGATTAAAAGCTCAAAACCAACTGCAA GCTTCTTCTTGACAATGGTCTTACCTGAG GATACTAAAGCATATGAGATCATGGCCGAATTAAGGGTGATTTTAGTGGATGCCAACAGGGCTCACCTGGAGCGAGGGAAAGCACAAGTGGCCGGGAATAAACTGACAGTTGGGGAAAGCTTGGTACAGATCCAGAGCTGTTTTGAAAATCTAAATGTGCAGGTACAGCAAAGGGCAGAAAATGCCTGTCTCGTTATTTTAAAGTTGCACCAGGTGGATGAATTACTAACAAGGCTGCCTGCATCAGAAAGGGCTAAGATTCAACCGTGTTTTGATAGTCTGCGTGCTGAGGCTTTCATTGCCATTGGTAAATTAGCAGAGGATGTAACGATCCTGGCTGATGAGAACCAAATCCGCATTCATCAACTTACTGCACCATTGCCTGCATCAGAAAGAGCTATGATTCAGCCGTGTTTTGATATTCTGCGTGCTGAGGCTTTCATTGCCATTCGTAAATTAGCGGAGGATGTAACGATCCTGGCTGATGAGAACCAAATCCGCATTCATCAACTTACTGCAACATTGAAGCCGTCTTCGTAG